caaaatatatatatcttgaGCTTGATGTAGTGTTGAATAACAACGAAACTACGCTGGTTttcctatatttttttctcagaTATCTATatgctttatttatataaaaataaaatagtattactaaaattgaaaaaaattacttttaaaagttattaacgGGCAGCCAAAACTTATAATTTCCAGTGGCTAAATGTTTATACTCTttcacaacatttttattttattttgttgcatttGCCTTGAGCTGGGCAATTCTACCTAAAAATATTagagatatatatttatatagattttgatttacttgAAAAGCCAAGATGTGCCGATGGCTATAATATTCATATAGTTAATTTGAAACGCTAACTGAAACTGACGTTTAATATAACTAAGCCGACAAgtataacaaaacaattggAAATGCTTTTATATGACTTGGGTTCCAATAGTTTTTACTTTCGTGATTCAgctatatatacaaaaatatcagctatatatacaaaaatatatttgatctTAATTTAATAACCCTATCTGTCCTAAGggaatatatatgaaaataaaagaagcgTTTCGATTTCATAGTTTCAGAACTAACTTAACATTGAATGTTATTTTCTGGAATGATTTGAATTACAATGTACATATTACCTAAATCCAAccacatcccaatctgtttcatattttacatagttttttgttatttttggcgGCTTTTTAACccaataataattatagtcGTAGTTGTCCCAATAGTCATCATAACCATCATAaccatcataatcatcataatcatcgtAGTCTCCTCTTGATTTTTTTAGGCATTCTAAACTGTTTTCATTAACAATGACTTCCTTCCTTAAATTGGAAAGCTTATACGCGTTTTCAAGTGCGTTTTTCTGCTTTTGGTAaaatttaacacattttttaccTCTTCTTTTAAGCGAATTAGGGTTTTGATCTTGTTTAAGCGCTCCGTAATTTTGTCCTCCAATTGTTGACGCTTCTCATCGTATTGCTTAAAGCGAAACAGTTCCTCCGTTTTTGTTTGAAGTTCCGCTGCATTCCTGGGAATAATATAGTAAAGTTTTTCTATCCACTGAGACAGTTCCCTGTTTCCAGTGGCTATTTCTCTATATTTATTGACAATGTTTTGTAGCTGCCGTGTAACTAGGGCATTATTTTCCTCAGTTAATTGAATACATATTGCTGGAATGgttatttcgttttattgGCTTGTAAATCTAGGGCTTAAATGTACTCACACTGGGCAAGATTTGCCAATAGGATTATTGCTATGATCTTCATCTCGCTAAATAGAAAGGCCAAATGCAACTTACGTTTTAAGTGAAtgatatttataaacttaaaatgttGAGTTTAAAGTATGGCCTTACAGAGTGTAACAAAACAATTCGgcaagcttaaaaataaatacagccAGTTTTAAagcaacataaaaatatttaaagcgaATAATTTGTAACTAATTTGAAATAATGTGTGATTCCAACATTCAAT
This genomic stretch from Drosophila gunungcola strain Sukarami unplaced genomic scaffold, Dgunungcola_SK_2 000001F, whole genome shotgun sequence harbors:
- the LOC128263059 gene encoding LOW QUALITY PROTEIN: uncharacterized protein LOC128263059 (The sequence of the model RefSeq protein was modified relative to this genomic sequence to represent the inferred CDS: inserted 1 base in 1 codon), with product MKIIAIILLANLAQSICIQLTEENNALVTRQLQNIVNKYREIATGNRELSQWIEKLYYIIPRNAAELQTKTEELFRFKQYDEKRQQLEDKITERLNKIKTLIRXKRRGKKCVKFYQKQKNALENAYKLSNLRKEVIVNENSLECLKKSRGDYDDYDDYDGYDGYDDYWDNYDYNYYWVKKPPKITKNYVKYETDWDVVGFR